A part of Acaryochloris thomasi RCC1774 genomic DNA contains:
- a CDS encoding ferredoxin:protochlorophyllide reductase (ATP-dependent) subunit N: MTLAETKPQALDFECETGNYHTFCPISCVAWLYQKIEDSFFLVIGTKTCGYFLQNAMGVMIFAEPRYAMAELEEGDISAKLNDYEELKRLCVQIKRDRNPSVIVWIGTCTTEIIKMDLEGLAPRLEAEIDIPIVVARANGLDYAFTQGEDTVLAAMAHRCPTAEKATEPEEKKERNAISSLLNFGKQKEEVAAEESTYHDHEPLVLFGSLPDPVVTQLTLELKKQGVKVSGWLPAKRFTELPVISEGYYVNGINPFLSRTATTLMRRKKCKLIGSPFPIGPDGTRAWVEKICSVLGVEPQGLEEREAKIWANMEDYLEIIRGKSVFFMGDNLLEVSLARFLIRCGMTCPEIGIPYMDKRYQAAELKLLEQTCHEMDVPLPRIVEKPDNYNQIQRIYKDNVDLVITGMAHANPLEARGINTKWSVEFTFAQMHGFGNARDILELVTRPMRRNNSLKDLGWGKLVKEEAKV, from the coding sequence ATGACGCTTGCTGAAACGAAGCCTCAGGCGCTTGATTTTGAATGCGAAACTGGCAATTACCATACCTTCTGTCCGATTAGCTGTGTGGCTTGGCTTTATCAGAAGATTGAGGACAGTTTCTTCTTGGTGATTGGCACCAAGACCTGTGGTTATTTCCTCCAGAATGCAATGGGGGTGATGATTTTTGCTGAGCCTCGCTATGCAATGGCAGAGCTGGAGGAAGGTGATATTTCAGCGAAGCTCAATGACTACGAAGAACTAAAGCGATTGTGTGTGCAGATAAAACGCGATCGCAACCCCAGCGTAATCGTCTGGATCGGCACCTGCACCACCGAAATCATCAAAATGGACCTAGAGGGTCTAGCACCTCGTCTTGAAGCCGAAATTGATATCCCGATTGTGGTGGCTCGCGCGAATGGCCTCGACTACGCCTTCACTCAGGGTGAAGACACGGTGCTAGCAGCGATGGCCCATCGTTGCCCCACCGCAGAAAAAGCTACTGAGCCGGAAGAGAAGAAAGAGCGTAACGCTATCTCCTCGCTTCTCAACTTCGGCAAGCAAAAAGAAGAAGTGGCTGCAGAAGAGTCTACCTACCACGACCATGAGCCGCTGGTCCTGTTTGGCTCCTTACCTGATCCGGTCGTCACTCAACTGACCCTAGAGCTGAAAAAGCAGGGCGTTAAAGTCAGTGGCTGGCTGCCTGCGAAGCGATTCACAGAGCTGCCGGTCATTTCAGAAGGCTACTACGTCAACGGCATCAATCCGTTCTTGAGTCGCACGGCCACAACGCTCATGCGCCGCAAGAAGTGCAAGCTGATTGGCTCTCCGTTCCCCATCGGTCCCGACGGTACCCGAGCCTGGGTCGAGAAGATCTGCTCTGTGCTGGGCGTTGAACCCCAAGGCCTAGAAGAGCGCGAAGCCAAAATCTGGGCCAACATGGAAGACTATCTCGAAATTATTCGCGGAAAGTCGGTCTTCTTCATGGGTGACAACCTGCTTGAGGTCTCCCTGGCTCGCTTCTTGATTCGCTGCGGCATGACCTGCCCTGAGATCGGCATCCCCTACATGGACAAGCGCTATCAGGCGGCTGAACTAAAGCTGCTTGAGCAGACCTGCCACGAAATGGATGTTCCACTCCCTAGGATTGTGGAGAAGCCCGATAACTACAACCAGATTCAGCGCATTTACAAGGACAACGTTGATTTGGTAATTACGGGCATGGCCCACGCGAACCCCCTAGAGGCGCGTGGCATCAACACTAAGTGGTCAGTGGAATTCACCTTTGCTCAGATGCACGGATTCGGTAATGCCCGCGACATTTTGGAGCTGGTGACGCGTCCGATGCGCCGCAATAACTCATTGAAAGACCTGGGCTGGGGCAAGCTCGTTAAAGAAGAAGCTAAAGTGTAG
- a CDS encoding Mrp/NBP35 family ATP-binding protein, with amino-acid sequence MPQTLDPTAVLDVLRPVQDPELQKSLVELNMIRNVEVKGGQVRFTLVLTTPACPLREFIVEDCKTAVRTLPGIEAVEVEVTAETPQQKSLPDRTGIDGVKNIIAVSSGKGGVGKSTVAVNIAAALAQSGAAVGVIDADIYGPNVPTMLGLEDAVVEVRKEEGREVLEPPTSNGIKMVSMGFLIDKDQPVVWRGPMLNGIIRKFLYEVDWGDLDYLLVDMPPGTGDAQLTLAQAVPMAGAVIVTTPQNVALQDALKGLKMFEQLNVPVLGLVENMSYFIPPDLPDRQYDIFGSGGGSKMAAELGVDLIGAVPLEIPVRQGGDSGKPIVISEPDSASAKALKEIAQGVAARVSVAALT; translated from the coding sequence ATGCCCCAAACCCTAGATCCGACGGCTGTCTTAGATGTGTTGCGTCCTGTGCAAGATCCAGAGCTGCAAAAGAGCCTGGTGGAGTTGAATATGATCCGCAATGTAGAGGTTAAGGGCGGTCAGGTTCGCTTTACTCTGGTGCTGACAACGCCTGCCTGCCCCCTGCGCGAATTTATTGTTGAAGACTGCAAGACGGCTGTTCGTACTCTGCCTGGTATTGAAGCCGTGGAGGTCGAGGTTACGGCGGAAACGCCTCAGCAGAAAAGTCTCCCCGACCGTACCGGTATTGATGGCGTCAAGAACATCATTGCTGTTTCTAGCGGCAAGGGCGGCGTCGGTAAAAGCACCGTCGCCGTTAATATTGCTGCCGCTTTAGCCCAGTCTGGTGCCGCTGTTGGCGTGATTGATGCCGACATCTATGGCCCCAACGTGCCGACAATGCTGGGGCTAGAGGATGCGGTCGTTGAAGTGCGAAAAGAAGAGGGGCGCGAAGTCTTAGAGCCACCCACAAGCAATGGGATCAAGATGGTCTCGATGGGCTTCTTAATCGATAAAGATCAGCCAGTGGTTTGGCGGGGACCGATGCTGAACGGCATTATTCGCAAGTTCCTCTATGAAGTGGATTGGGGCGACCTCGACTATTTGCTTGTCGATATGCCCCCTGGAACGGGGGATGCCCAGTTGACCTTGGCGCAGGCGGTACCGATGGCAGGAGCTGTGATTGTGACGACGCCCCAAAATGTGGCGCTACAGGATGCGCTCAAGGGGCTGAAGATGTTTGAGCAGCTCAATGTTCCGGTTTTGGGTCTTGTGGAAAACATGAGCTACTTTATTCCGCCTGATTTGCCGGACCGTCAGTACGATATTTTTGGCTCGGGCGGCGGGTCCAAAATGGCTGCAGAACTGGGCGTTGACTTGATTGGGGCGGTGCCTTTAGAAATTCCGGTCCGTCAGGGGGGAGATTCTGGAAAGCCGATTGTTATCTCGGAGCCTGATTCGGCCTCAGCTAAAGCCTTAAAAGAGATTGCGCAGGGCGTTGCTGCACGGGTTTCTGTGGCCGCGCTCACCTAA
- the bchL gene encoding ferredoxin:protochlorophyllide reductase (ATP-dependent) iron-sulfur ATP-binding protein has product MKLAVYGKGGIGKSTTSCNISVALAKRGKKVLQIGCDPKHDSTFTLTGFLIPTIIDTLQAKDYHYEDVWPEDVIYKGYGGVDCVEAGGPPAGAGCGGYVVGETVKLLKELNAFDEYDVILFDVLGDVVCGGFAAPLNYADYCMIVTDNGFDALFAANRIAASVREKARTHPLRLAGLIGNRTSKRDLIDKYIESVPMPVLEILPLIEDIRVSRVKGKTMFEMAESDPALLPVCDYYLNIADQIVSRPEGVVPEDTPDRELFALLSDFYLNPIEAPKREEDEFDLMMV; this is encoded by the coding sequence GTGAAACTTGCAGTTTACGGAAAAGGTGGAATTGGTAAATCAACCACCAGTTGCAATATCTCTGTCGCTTTGGCAAAACGCGGTAAGAAAGTTTTGCAGATTGGGTGTGACCCCAAGCACGACAGCACCTTTACATTGACAGGCTTCTTGATTCCGACAATCATCGATACGCTGCAGGCGAAGGACTATCACTACGAAGACGTCTGGCCTGAAGATGTGATCTATAAAGGCTACGGCGGCGTTGACTGCGTCGAAGCGGGCGGCCCTCCTGCAGGCGCTGGCTGTGGCGGCTACGTGGTCGGTGAGACCGTCAAGCTGCTCAAGGAACTCAATGCCTTTGATGAGTACGACGTGATTCTTTTTGACGTACTGGGCGACGTGGTTTGTGGTGGCTTCGCGGCCCCGCTTAACTACGCTGACTACTGCATGATTGTTACCGACAATGGCTTTGATGCCCTGTTCGCGGCCAACCGGATTGCAGCCTCCGTGCGCGAAAAAGCTCGGACTCACCCACTGCGTCTAGCTGGCCTAATCGGCAACCGCACCTCCAAGCGCGACTTGATTGACAAGTATATTGAGTCCGTTCCTATGCCAGTGCTTGAGATTTTGCCCCTGATTGAAGACATTCGAGTGTCTCGAGTCAAAGGCAAGACCATGTTTGAAATGGCTGAAAGCGATCCTGCATTGCTGCCGGTTTGTGACTACTACCTCAACATTGCCGATCAAATTGTGTCTCGTCCCGAAGGTGTTGTGCCTGAAGATACGCCAGACCGTGAGCTATTTGCTTTGCTGTCTGACTTCTACCTCAATCCGATTGAGGCACCAAAAAGAGAAGAAGATGAATTCGATCTGATGATGGTCTAG